Proteins encoded together in one Chelonoidis abingdonii isolate Lonesome George chromosome 1, CheloAbing_2.0, whole genome shotgun sequence window:
- the ING4 gene encoding inhibitor of growth protein 4 isoform X3, with translation MAMGIENLPFELQRNFQLMRDLDQRTEDLKSEIDKLATEYISNARTLSSEEKLGLLKQIQEAYGKCKEFGDDKVQLAMQTYEMVDKHIRRLDTDLARFEADLKEKQIESSDYDSSSSKGKKKGRAQKEKKAARARSKGKNSDEEAPKMAQKKLKLIRTSTEYGMPSVTFGNVHPSDVLDMPVDPNEPTYCLCHQVSYGEMIGCDNPDCSIEWFHFACVGLTTKPRGKWFCPRCSQERKKK, from the exons ATGGCTATGG GCATTGAGAACCTGCCATTTGAATTGCAGAGAAATTTCCAGCTCATGCGAGATCTAGACCAGCGAACAGAAG ACCTCAAGTCAGAGATTGATAAACTGGCCACGGAGTATATCAGCAATGCACGGACTCTTTCTTCGGAGGAAAAACTGGGGCTTCTCAAGCAAATTCAGGAGGCCTATGGGAAATGCAAGGAGTTCGGGGATGACAAAGTGCAGCTGGCCATGCAGACCTATGAGATG GTGGATAAGCACATCCGGCGGCTAGACACGGACCTTGCCCGTTTTGAAGCTGATTTGAAGGAAAAGCAGATTGAGTCGAGTGACTACGACAGCTCCTCCAGCAAGGGCAAGAAAA AGGGCCGGGCCCAAAAGGAGAAGAAAGCTGCCCGTGCTCGTTCTAAGGGGAAAAACTCTGATGAGGAGGCACCAAAGATGGCTCAAAAGAAGCTGAAACTCATCCGCAC CAGCACGGAGTATGGGATGCCCTCAGTGACATTTGGAAATGTGCACCCCTCAGATGTGCTGGATATGCCTGTGGATCCCAATGAACCCACCTACTGCCTGTGCCACCAGGTCTCCTATGGGGAGATGATTGGCTGTGATAACCCTGAT TGCTCCATCGAGTGGTTCCATTTCGCCTGTGTGGGCCTGACgacaaagccaagaggaaaaTG GTTCTGCCCTCGCTGCTCccaggagaggaagaagaaataa